GCCACTTTCGTCTGTGGACCAATGTACCTTGCCATATTATTAAATTAAAATTGAAAAATTAAAAATTAAACCATCATTATGTTATATCGTATTTCGCCATTCGCCATTCGCTAATCCCGAATTACACTCTCCTTCGCTTTGGTGGCCGGCAGCCGTTATGAGGCAAAGGAGTAATATCCTGTATTTCCATCACCTCAATGCCTGATGTATGAAGGGTACGTATCGCTGATTCCCTGCCGGCACCCGGTCCCTTCACAAACACCTTCACCTTGCGCAGCCCAAAATCATACGCTACTTTTGAACAATCCTGTGCAGCCATCTGGGCAGCATACGGCGTATTCTTCTTGGAGCCTTTGAAACCCATTTTCCCTGCCGAGGACCATGCGATGACCTGGCCATTCATATTGGTCAGCGAAATGATGATATTATTAAACGATGCTTTAATAAAAGCACATCCAACCGTATCAACCTTAACAACTCTTTTCTTTGATGTTTTAGCTACTTTTGCCATATCTATTGCTGTTACTTTCTTTTATTTTCAAATGGTTATCTCACCCGGCCGACTGTTAAGCCTTAGGAGCTTTCTTTTTGTTGGCCACGGTTTTTCTCTTGCCTTTTCTTGTTCTGGCATTATTCTTTGTGCTTTGTCCCCTGGTAGGTAAGCCAAGACGGTGGCGGATGCCCCTGTAGGAGCCAATGTCCATGAGCCGTTTTATATTCATCTGAACTTCTGAACGCAATTCACCTTCTATCTTGAAGTTTTCGTTGATGATGCTTCTGATTTTATTTTGATCATCATCACTCCAGTCCTGAACTTTTTTATTCCAGTCCACTCCGGCTTCATTAAGAATTTTTTGAGCGCTGCTTCTGCCTATGCCAAAAATATAAGTCAGTGCAACTTCTCCTCTTTTGTTCCTGGGTAGGTCTATACCTGCAATTCGTGCCATATGGTTAAATTATTGTATGGTTATCAATGAAAATCATCCTGATGAAATCCGGTTTATCCTTGTCTTTGCTTGTATTTCGGATTTTTTTTGTTGATGACATATAATCTCCCTTTTCTGCGGACAATTTTGTCCTCAGGGGTTCTCTTTTTTATAGATGCTCGTACTTTCATTGGTTATATTGTTAGCTTGTTCAAATTTTATTTGTACCGGAAAGTTATCCGTCCTTTGGTCAGATCATAGGGTGACATTTCAATCCGCACCTTATCGCCCGGTAGTATTTTGATATAATGCATGCGCATTTTACCTGATATATGGGCAGTGATGATGTGACCATTTTCCAGTTCTACACGAAACATAGCGTTACCGAGCGATTCCCTGACAGTACCGTCCTGTTCTATGGTTAATTGTTTCGCCATACTGATAACTTACACATGTTTAACTTTACTGAATAACTTCTTCGATATATTGAAACGTTGTTAAAATCTCGCATTTATCTTTTCTTATCGCCACTGCATGCTCAAAGTGAGCCGAAGCTTTATGGTCAACAGTACGAATGGTCCATCCATCTTTTTCAACTACGACCATTCTGGTACCAAGGTTGATCATCGGTTCGATACATATCGTCATGCCTTCGTTTAACTTAACTCCTTCGCCTCTTTTGCCATAATTCGGTACTTCAGGTTTTTCATGAAGATGACGTCCTATACCATGCCCAACAAGGTCACGAACGACAGAATAACCAAATCTCTCCACATGGTTCTGTATTGTGTGTCCTATGTCGCCGACTCTTTTTCCGGCAGTGGCCATGTCAATTCCCATGTACAGTGACTCCTTCGTTCTTCTCAGCAACTCCAGTACATCTCCCATAACTTCTCCCACTGCAAAAGTATATGCTGAGTCACCATAATAGCCATTCTTAATTACACCGCAGTCGATGGAAATAATGTCGCCATCTTTCAATACCATGTCACCCGGGATTCCATGTACAACCTGCTCATTCAGCGAAGTGCAGAGTGTGGCAGGAAATCCTTCATAACCTTTAAAGCCTGGTACGGCTCCATGATCACGGATAAACTCTTCGGCCACTTTGTCCAGCATCTTGGTTGTGACGCCGGGTTTAATTAACTTGGCCACTTCAGCTAACGCTTTCCCAACAAGTAAAGAACTTTCGCGAATTAATTCAATTTCTTTTTCAGTTTTTATATAGATCATCTGAAAATTCATTCATTTCAACCGCTGTTTCTGTCATCAGTATGCTCCACCGGATCCTGAAGCTCGGCCTCGGATCCTTCCCGATTTGGTTAATCCGTCATAATGGCGCATCAACAGATGACTTTCGATCTGCTGCAATGTATCCAGCACAACACCCACCAAAATGAGCAGGGATGTCCCTCCAAAGAACTGGGCAAATTGTGTATTTACTCCCATAATCCTGATCAGTGCCGGCATGATGGCCACGAAAGCCAGAAATATTGATCCCGGCAATGTGATTCTCGACATCACCGAGTCAACGAACTCTGCCGTTTTCCTTCCGGGCTTGATACCTGGAATAAATCCCCCGTTCTTTTTCATATCGTCGGCAATCTGATTTGGATTAATGGTAACAGCGGTATAAAAATATGTAAATACAATGATCAGAACCGCAAATACAAAGTTGTACCAGAAGCCATTCATGTCAGAAAAAGTAGATGCAAATCCCGACAGGGCCTGTGAGCCAAAGCGTGCAAATGTCAGTGGCAGGAACATAATGGCCTGGGCAAAAATGATAGGCATCACACCTGCCGCATTAACCTTTAATGGTATGTACTGCCTCACCCCTCCGTACTGTTTATTACCGACGATCCGCTTGGCATATTGCACCGGTATCTTGCGTGTGCCCTGAACAAGCAGTATACATAACAGAATGACCAGAAGGAGTGTTGCCAATTCGACGACAAATACGACCAATCCACCTCCTTTGGATTCCAGCCTCGAAACCAGCTCACCAAAAAGGGCAAATGGCAACCGGGCAATGATACCGATCATGATTATCAGCGAAATGCCATTCCCGATACCCTTATCTGTTATCCTCTCACCCAGGTACATGATGAACAATGAGCCGGCAGTGAGAATGACGATCGATGATATCCCGAAGAAGGATAAGACCGAATGGGCGCCGACTTCAGAACTAAACGGGTAAATAGCTTCTGCTGGAAGCCTGTTTACAAGGTTAGCAATATAAGCCGGTGACTGCAGAATCAGAATGACGACGGTAAGGTACCGTGTGATCTGGTTCATTTTTCTCCGGCCACTTTCTCCCTCGCGCTGCAGCTTCTGGAAATACGGTATGGCCATGCCCAGCAACTGAACGACAATAGAAGCGGAGATGTACGGCATGATACCGAGAGCAAAGATAGAGGCATTGGAAAAGGCTCCTCCCGAGAACATGTTGAGCAGTCCCAGCAAACCTGATTTGGATTGAGCCTGCAGGTTGGCCAGTTGATTCGGATCAACACCCGGTATGACTATATAAGCCCCCAACCGGTATATCAGGATGATCCCAAGTGTGTAAAGAATCCTCTTCCTGAGATCTTCTATCTTATAAATATTTCTTATTGTTTCGATGAACCGTTTCATGGGCTGTTAGATTTTTGTTGCTACACCACCTGTGGATTCTATTGCTTTAATGGCTGTTGCCGTAAAGGCATGGGCTGCCACATCGATTTTGGTTTTGAGTTCGCCTCTGCCCAGGATCTTAATAAGATCATTTTTAGATACCAGTCCGTTTTCAATAAATATTTTCTGGTTAAACTCGGAAATACCTTTAGCATCTGCCAGCGACTGCAAGATGTCAATGTTGATGCCCTTGTATGCCTTCCGGTTAAAGTTGGTGAATCCAAATTTTGGCACGCGTATATGCAAAGGCTTTTGACCTCCTTCAAAACCGAACTTGGTCTTATAACCGGATCTGGATTGGGCACCCTTATTACCTTTTGTGGATGTGCCTCCTTTACCGGAGCCCTGACCTCGGCCTATTCTTTTGCTTTTCCTGACTGATCCCTTTGCGGGTTTCAAATTACTTAAATCCATATCGTCCAGTTATTTTTT
The sequence above is a segment of the Bacteroidota bacterium genome. Coding sequences within it:
- the rpsK gene encoding 30S ribosomal protein S11 yields the protein MAKVAKTSKKRVVKVDTVGCAFIKASFNNIIISLTNMNGQVIAWSSAGKMGFKGSKKNTPYAAQMAAQDCSKVAYDFGLRKVKVFVKGPGAGRESAIRTLHTSGIEVMEIQDITPLPHNGCRPPKRRRV
- the rpsM gene encoding 30S ribosomal protein S13; the protein is MARIAGIDLPRNKRGEVALTYIFGIGRSSAQKILNEAGVDWNKKVQDWSDDDQNKIRSIINENFKIEGELRSEVQMNIKRLMDIGSYRGIRHRLGLPTRGQSTKNNARTRKGKRKTVANKKKAPKA
- the rpmJ gene encoding 50S ribosomal protein L36, which encodes MKVRASIKKRTPEDKIVRRKGRLYVINKKNPKYKQRQG
- the infA gene encoding translation initiation factor IF-1, with protein sequence MAKQLTIEQDGTVRESLGNAMFRVELENGHIITAHISGKMRMHYIKILPGDKVRIEMSPYDLTKGRITFRYK
- the map gene encoding type I methionyl aminopeptidase; the protein is MIYIKTEKEIELIRESSLLVGKALAEVAKLIKPGVTTKMLDKVAEEFIRDHGAVPGFKGYEGFPATLCTSLNEQVVHGIPGDMVLKDGDIISIDCGVIKNGYYGDSAYTFAVGEVMGDVLELLRRTKESLYMGIDMATAGKRVGDIGHTIQNHVERFGYSVVRDLVGHGIGRHLHEKPEVPNYGKRGEGVKLNEGMTICIEPMINLGTRMVVVEKDGWTIRTVDHKASAHFEHAVAIRKDKCEILTTFQYIEEVIQ
- the secY gene encoding preprotein translocase subunit SecY: MKRFIETIRNIYKIEDLRKRILYTLGIILIYRLGAYIVIPGVDPNQLANLQAQSKSGLLGLLNMFSGGAFSNASIFALGIMPYISASIVVQLLGMAIPYFQKLQREGESGRRKMNQITRYLTVVILILQSPAYIANLVNRLPAEAIYPFSSEVGAHSVLSFFGISSIVILTAGSLFIMYLGERITDKGIGNGISLIIMIGIIARLPFALFGELVSRLESKGGGLVVFVVELATLLLVILLCILLVQGTRKIPVQYAKRIVGNKQYGGVRQYIPLKVNAAGVMPIIFAQAIMFLPLTFARFGSQALSGFASTFSDMNGFWYNFVFAVLIIVFTYFYTAVTINPNQIADDMKKNGGFIPGIKPGRKTAEFVDSVMSRITLPGSIFLAFVAIMPALIRIMGVNTQFAQFFGGTSLLILVGVVLDTLQQIESHLLMRHYDGLTKSGRIRGRASGSGGAY
- the rplO gene encoding 50S ribosomal protein L15 — its product is MDLSNLKPAKGSVRKSKRIGRGQGSGKGGTSTKGNKGAQSRSGYKTKFGFEGGQKPLHIRVPKFGFTNFNRKAYKGINIDILQSLADAKGISEFNQKIFIENGLVSKNDLIKILGRGELKTKIDVAAHAFTATAIKAIESTGGVATKI